A stretch of the Campylobacter sp. 19-13652 genome encodes the following:
- a CDS encoding DNA recombination protein RmuC — MSEVAIIWGFSGVAFLIFLAFVYAFFSTRRREADLRQWQGAISAQIEAIRASGESRAGQLELLRSLSEARAGQTERALGEIKASSAESALALSDTLIDRFYLLNSSLSKSQQNTQQLLQDSLKNIDDGFKAVREKVASIEHLGDLRDSIDEFSRIFSSQKLRGNFGEFELERVLSVGFGAASNLYELQHRLDNGRIADCVLKLAHDEIVCIDAKFPLENYRRMVDADDEATLKSATKEFEKDVKKHILDISSRYIMPPQTLEYAVMFVPAQAVFLRISESAGLLEYALERGVFIASASTLMPLIYSLKLLVRDVSLAKHANEVKAEISKLAQDFSEYESARVSLAKALKKAINDLSVLDARSQVLLTRFRAIEGGNERD, encoded by the coding sequence ATGAGCGAAGTAGCGATAATATGGGGCTTTTCTGGGGTGGCATTTTTGATTTTTTTAGCCTTTGTGTATGCCTTTTTTAGTACTAGGCGGCGTGAGGCGGATCTTAGGCAGTGGCAAGGCGCAATCAGTGCGCAGATAGAGGCCATTAGGGCTTCTGGGGAGAGTAGAGCAGGGCAGCTTGAGCTACTTAGAAGTCTAAGTGAGGCTAGAGCAGGGCAGACCGAGCGGGCTTTGGGTGAGATAAAGGCTAGTAGCGCAGAGTCGGCGCTTGCGTTATCTGATACCTTAATAGACCGCTTTTACCTGCTAAACTCAAGTCTAAGCAAATCTCAGCAAAACACTCAGCAGCTTTTGCAAGATAGTTTAAAAAACATAGACGATGGCTTTAAGGCAGTCAGAGAAAAGGTCGCTAGTATCGAGCATTTGGGGGATTTGCGTGATAGTATAGATGAGTTTAGTCGTATCTTTAGCTCGCAAAAACTTAGAGGAAACTTTGGTGAGTTTGAGCTTGAGAGAGTGCTTAGCGTGGGCTTTGGTGCAGCGTCAAATTTATATGAGCTTCAGCATAGGCTTGATAATGGCAGGATTGCAGACTGCGTTTTAAAGTTAGCGCATGATGAGATTGTTTGCATAGATGCGAAGTTTCCGCTTGAAAACTACCGTCGTATGGTCGATGCTGATGATGAGGCGACTTTAAAATCTGCCACAAAAGAATTTGAAAAAGACGTCAAAAAGCATATCCTAGACATATCATCGCGCTATATCATGCCGCCGCAGACGCTTGAGTATGCAGTGATGTTTGTGCCAGCCCAGGCGGTGTTTTTGCGTATTAGTGAGAGTGCCGGGCTGCTTGAGTATGCGCTTGAGCGAGGCGTATTTATTGCTTCAGCTAGCACTCTTATGCCTCTTATTTACTCGCTTAAGCTGCTTGTAAGAGATGTTTCTTTGGCAAAGCATGCAAATGAGGTAAAGGCTGAAATTTCAAAGCTAGCGCAGGATTTTAGTGAATATGAGAGTGCTAGGGTAAGCCTTGCAAAGGCGCTTAAAAAGGCTATTAATGATTTAAGTGTACTTGACGCGCGCTCACAGGTGCTTTTGACACGTTTTAGGGCTATCGAGGGCGGCAATGAGAGGGATTAG
- the rpe gene encoding ribulose-phosphate 3-epimerase — protein MYVAPSILSADFGRLNEEIAAICDSGADLIHVDVMDGHFVPNLTIGPLVVEAVAKVATKPLDIHLMVENIPFFVDLFLKFNPKFITFHIEEEKHPLRLIQYIRDKGISPGIVLNPHTPVSTLEHIITEVDMVLLMSVNPGFGGQKFMPVVYEKIRALRELIERKNAKCLIEVDGGVNGLNAPELDEAGADVLVAGNYIFSSSSYEEAIRALKMQF, from the coding sequence ATGTATGTAGCACCCAGTATTTTATCGGCTGATTTTGGTAGGCTAAATGAAGAAATAGCGGCTATTTGCGACTCTGGCGCAGATCTCATACACGTAGATGTGATGGATGGACACTTTGTACCAAATTTAACTATAGGTCCGCTAGTCGTGGAGGCTGTAGCCAAAGTCGCTACAAAGCCACTTGATATACATCTAATGGTGGAAAATATACCATTTTTCGTGGATCTGTTTTTGAAATTTAATCCAAAATTTATAACCTTTCACATAGAGGAAGAAAAGCACCCTCTACGTCTCATACAATACATAAGAGATAAGGGCATAAGCCCCGGCATAGTGCTAAATCCTCACACTCCAGTATCCACTCTAGAACATATAATCACAGAGGTTGATATGGTGCTGCTAATGAGCGTAAATCCGGGCTTTGGCGGACAAAAATTTATGCCTGTAGTATACGAAAAAATCCGCGCCCTACGAGAGCTAATAGAGCGCAAAAATGCTAAATGCTTAATAGAAGTAGATGGCGGAGTAAACGGATTAAACGCTCCAGAGCTTGACGAAGCTGGCGCAGACGTGCTAGTCGCAGGCAATTATATATTCTCCTCAAGCTCATATGAGGAGGCCATACGTGCGCTAAAGATGCAGTTTTGA
- a CDS encoding DUF937 domain-containing protein has translation MDLQAFLKSDLCNNLLEQISTKTGLDLSKISQIVSFVAPLFLGKITDSLKNGGASEIISLISNQDSGNKLLSLLDHDDADEIVSKVASETDVEKSSVNDMMPMIASAISGFLNKQGGADAISSMLGLENLSKNGVASSILDVASSFFSKK, from the coding sequence ATGGATTTACAAGCGTTTTTAAAATCAGATTTGTGCAATAATTTGTTAGAACAAATATCTACTAAGACAGGGCTAGATCTATCTAAAATTAGCCAAATTGTCTCTTTTGTCGCACCTTTATTTTTGGGTAAAATTACAGATAGCCTTAAGAATGGCGGTGCAAGTGAAATTATATCTCTTATATCAAATCAAGATAGCGGTAATAAACTTTTGAGCTTATTAGATCACGATGACGCAGATGAAATAGTCTCCAAAGTAGCCAGCGAGACAGATGTAGAAAAAAGTAGCGTCAATGATATGATGCCTATGATAGCCTCTGCTATTAGTGGATTTTTAAATAAACAAGGTGGAGCAGATGCGATAAGCTCTATGCTTGGCTTAGAAAATTTATCAAAAAACGGTGTGGCTAGCTCTATTTTGGACGTTGCTAGTAGTTTCTTTTCAAAAAAATAA
- a CDS encoding FUSC family protein — protein MRGISPGALFSRAALSLAKYDPARFYLIYALKATVAMALAATLAFVCGLGMSGAIFALNITMGIFFLGDLDTTDRHKLGFLALYLVLSSCFLPMVHYFMALRHWLFLPVFIWIFFVSYSVAYNVNLNKILLVVSTTGFVGFIAYESGILDVWRAVAGLWVGWGVSVSIKFGRFNRYGAFVFRSMQTMINDACDMTRALKSSQREFNSASDKTISHINSLKAMFKNDSINLKDARLIRNHARAVFYLYKMEEIYYSLISIRGLFLNIPDKQLLSSVRWEIFHNLRELSRLLEGKSPRLKDSALNAVKQSRFSILASALEVLYSHVNLIKEGGEDKISLKGQNQISLKQWFLGISLHDAKTLAALRFAFCVSIAIFISQVTKLDHGVWIAVAVFSLNRTNRYTLKAAGRDNIMGGLLGFGLAMGAISLFGSLPVMYVLAAFGMFLVYYLKNYSQFAFAMAFMFEFCTIFYFIKDDFMTLMLHRLFDVFLGFVVVYVVSLFTLPKDSEDLKVKVKTALDSFIGFFDDTLIGHKKGSFVPSEQRILSALLALRSAALVSKNDKARQIARLLEFINTDLISLRNYIKALRDREQRQAAIDSDLAMLERRFEMMSKKLNSLPYYFVKEANEKILSADDAKLNYLITRVLNLQNEIYSLL, from the coding sequence ATGAGAGGGATTAGCCCTGGCGCTTTATTTTCTCGCGCTGCCTTATCTTTAGCAAAGTACGACCCAGCTAGATTTTACCTTATTTATGCGCTTAAAGCCACCGTTGCCATGGCGCTAGCCGCTACACTTGCGTTTGTGTGCGGACTTGGCATGAGTGGGGCGATATTTGCGTTAAATATCACGATGGGGATATTTTTCTTAGGCGACCTTGATACCACAGATAGGCACAAGCTTGGCTTTTTGGCGCTTTATCTTGTGCTTTCAAGCTGCTTTTTGCCTATGGTGCATTATTTTATGGCGCTTAGGCACTGGCTATTTTTGCCTGTTTTTATCTGGATATTTTTTGTTAGTTACAGCGTGGCTTATAATGTAAATTTAAATAAAATCTTGCTCGTTGTTAGCACAACTGGATTTGTCGGGTTTATAGCCTATGAGAGCGGAATACTTGATGTTTGGCGAGCTGTGGCTGGTCTTTGGGTAGGCTGGGGAGTTTCGGTTAGTATTAAATTTGGTAGATTTAATAGATATGGCGCATTTGTTTTTAGAAGTATGCAGACTATGATAAATGACGCTTGTGATATGACTCGCGCACTAAAATCAAGCCAGAGGGAGTTTAACAGTGCTAGCGATAAAACCATATCTCACATAAACTCACTAAAAGCGATGTTTAAAAATGATAGTATAAATTTAAAAGACGCTAGGCTTATTAGAAACCACGCTAGAGCGGTATTTTACCTGTATAAAATGGAGGAGATTTATTATTCGCTTATATCGATTAGGGGGCTTTTTTTAAATATCCCAGACAAGCAGCTTCTCTCGTCTGTACGCTGGGAGATATTCCATAATCTACGTGAGCTAAGCCGTCTGCTTGAGGGCAAAAGTCCTAGGCTAAAAGATAGCGCATTAAATGCTGTAAAACAGAGCCGATTTAGCATACTTGCAAGTGCGCTTGAGGTGCTTTATTCACATGTAAATTTAATAAAAGAGGGCGGTGAGGATAAAATTTCACTAAAAGGGCAAAATCAAATCAGTCTTAAGCAGTGGTTTTTGGGTATAAGCTTGCATGACGCAAAGACTTTAGCTGCGCTTCGTTTTGCTTTTTGTGTTAGTATCGCAATTTTTATTTCGCAGGTTACTAAGCTAGATCACGGCGTTTGGATAGCGGTTGCGGTTTTTAGTTTAAATCGCACAAATCGCTACACTCTAAAAGCAGCTGGCAGGGATAACATAATGGGCGGACTTTTGGGGTTTGGGCTGGCTATGGGAGCTATTAGCCTGTTTGGCAGTCTGCCTGTTATGTATGTGTTGGCAGCTTTTGGAATGTTTTTGGTTTATTATCTTAAAAACTACTCACAATTTGCCTTTGCTATGGCATTTATGTTTGAGTTTTGTACCATTTTTTATTTTATAAAAGACGATTTTATGACGCTTATGCTACATAGGCTCTTTGATGTATTTTTGGGATTTGTGGTGGTTTATGTGGTTTCGCTTTTTACTCTGCCAAAGGATAGCGAGGATCTTAAAGTGAAGGTAAAAACAGCCCTTGATAGCTTTATAGGATTTTTTGATGATACTCTGATAGGACATAAAAAAGGCTCTTTTGTGCCAAGCGAGCAGAGGATTTTAAGTGCGCTTCTTGCTCTTAGAAGTGCTGCGTTGGTGAGCAAAAATGACAAGGCTAGGCAGATAGCTAGGCTTTTGGAATTTATTAATACGGATCTAATTAGCCTTAGAAATTACATAAAAGCCCTAAGGGATAGGGAGCAAAGACAGGCTGCGATAGATAGCGATTTAGCTATGCTTGAGCGTAGATTTGAGATGATGAGCAAAAAGCTAAACTCGCTACCTTATTATTTTGTCAAAGAGGCAAATGAGAAAATCTTAAGCGCAGATGACGCAAAGCTAAACTATCTAATAACTCGCGTCTTAAATCTACAAAATGAAATTTATTCGCTCCTTTGA
- a CDS encoding peptidylprolyl isomerase: MITWMQKHKKYLVVTIWISTIAFVGAGFVGWGAYDFNKGRATSLASVGKTNISIQDVQEKYSQIYSYYNGIMGGKLDKETADKMNLESIAINAAIEDALLINFASDLGLVASDEDVLNQIINDQNFSQNGKFNKEIYLNALKNAHIEPKEYENSLKKAILINKLRNAISLGTNAKDLELFNGAFFSKDKVALKIISLNKDMIKIDEAELKELWQKNKDLYKSQTSYTLNFIEVPVVQDSSDEAGLRLYYDEHMSNYKSSDDKLLDFEAAKEAVIKDYSIDKTRQEALKKYLSIKKGEITPEKTMTLTQQNAPFEISEITKAKVGESIKPILNGDKFMVAKITKITPPQPLSYQEAKPEVEKIYIKEKLASELKKQAEQAINSIPKDNAIWLSRDYEANINGLSKIEISNFITELFNSTNKKGYVILGEKAVVYDILEQKLLTNVSEKYKTLVEQNAKTLKNNELFKDLIAQLRKRYKVEEYLQR, encoded by the coding sequence ATGATAACTTGGATGCAAAAGCATAAAAAATACCTTGTGGTTACGATATGGATAAGCACTATAGCCTTTGTTGGAGCTGGATTTGTCGGCTGGGGTGCGTATGATTTTAACAAAGGCAGAGCTACCTCGCTAGCAAGCGTAGGCAAGACAAACATAAGCATTCAAGATGTGCAAGAAAAATACTCACAAATTTATAGCTACTACAACGGCATTATGGGCGGTAAACTCGATAAAGAAACCGCTGATAAGATGAATTTGGAAAGCATAGCAATAAATGCAGCAATTGAAGATGCACTACTTATTAATTTTGCAAGCGATTTGGGCTTAGTGGCGAGTGATGAGGATGTGTTAAACCAGATTATAAATGATCAAAATTTTTCACAGAATGGAAAATTTAATAAAGAAATTTATCTAAACGCCCTAAAAAATGCCCACATAGAACCAAAAGAGTACGAAAATAGCCTAAAAAAGGCCATCCTAATAAACAAGCTAAGAAATGCCATATCACTTGGAACCAACGCTAAAGATTTGGAATTATTTAATGGTGCATTTTTCAGCAAAGATAAAGTGGCTCTAAAAATAATAAGTCTAAATAAAGACATGATAAAAATCGATGAAGCCGAATTAAAAGAGCTATGGCAAAAAAATAAAGACCTATACAAATCCCAAACATCATACACTTTAAATTTCATAGAAGTACCTGTGGTACAAGACAGTAGCGACGAAGCTGGCTTGAGACTATACTATGACGAACATATGTCAAATTATAAGTCATCTGATGATAAATTGCTCGATTTTGAAGCCGCAAAAGAAGCTGTAATAAAGGACTATAGCATAGACAAAACCCGCCAAGAGGCGCTAAAAAAATATCTCTCCATAAAAAAAGGGGAGATAACACCTGAAAAAACAATGACACTAACACAACAAAACGCTCCTTTTGAAATAAGTGAAATCACAAAAGCAAAGGTAGGAGAAAGTATAAAACCGATACTAAACGGCGATAAATTCATGGTTGCAAAAATAACAAAAATAACTCCGCCACAACCACTAAGCTATCAAGAAGCAAAGCCTGAGGTAGAAAAAATATACATAAAAGAAAAACTAGCAAGCGAGCTAAAAAAACAAGCAGAACAGGCGATAAATTCGATACCTAAAGACAATGCTATCTGGCTTAGCAGGGATTATGAAGCAAATATAAATGGACTAAGCAAGATAGAAATATCAAATTTTATAACAGAGCTTTTTAACTCAACTAACAAAAAAGGCTATGTAATATTAGGCGAAAAAGCTGTAGTTTATGATATTTTGGAACAAAAATTGCTTACTAACGTTAGCGAAAAGTACAAAACGTTAGTGGAGCAAAATGCCAAAACTCTTAAAAATAACGAGCTTTTCAAAGATCTTATAGCGCAGTTAAGAAAGCGTTATAAAGTAGAAGAATATTTACAAAGGTAA
- the rsmH gene encoding 16S rRNA (cytosine(1402)-N(4))-methyltransferase RsmH gives MNSPHIPVLLKEVLSVFEQSTGLLLDCTLGYAGHSSALLEQNDSVDLIACDRDDEAICFSSQRLLKFKDRARIVKSPFSEVFSHILDGETRKIRGILADIGVSSLQLDKNERGFSLNSDSLDMRMDACNGVSAADIVADYSKEELERIFRDYGELTNASKIAQKIVQERLKSPITSAKQLRDILSEFRVFGRSVSVPTLVFQALRIEVNDELGELRRLLKAIQERAKDGLLSNCLVAIISFHSLEDRMVKEAFKSWARDCVCPSELMRCECGKNHSLGEIITKKPLTASQDEIRLNSRSKSAKLRVFKIR, from the coding sequence TTGAACTCGCCACATATTCCAGTCTTACTCAAAGAAGTTTTATCGGTGTTTGAACAAAGTACAGGACTTTTGCTTGATTGTACTTTGGGCTATGCTGGGCATTCGTCTGCCTTGCTTGAGCAAAATGATAGTGTAGATTTAATTGCTTGTGATAGAGATGATGAGGCTATTTGCTTTAGTTCGCAGAGGCTTTTGAAATTTAAAGATAGAGCTAGGATTGTAAAAAGTCCATTTTCTGAGGTTTTTTCGCATATTTTGGATGGTGAAACTCGCAAAATAAGGGGGATTTTGGCAGATATTGGGGTGAGTTCGCTTCAGCTTGATAAAAATGAGCGCGGATTTTCGCTAAATTCTGATAGTTTGGATATGCGAATGGATGCTTGTAATGGCGTGAGTGCAGCAGATATTGTAGCGGATTACTCAAAAGAGGAGCTTGAGCGAATTTTTAGGGATTACGGCGAGCTTACAAATGCTTCAAAAATCGCCCAAAAGATAGTGCAAGAACGGCTAAAATCCCCTATAACAAGCGCAAAACAGCTTAGGGATATTTTAAGTGAGTTTAGGGTGTTTGGCAGGTCTGTAAGTGTGCCTACTTTAGTGTTTCAAGCGCTTAGAATAGAGGTAAATGACGAGCTAGGAGAGCTAAGAAGGCTCCTTAAAGCCATACAAGAACGCGCGAAAGATGGGCTTTTAAGCAATTGCTTGGTGGCTATTATTAGCTTTCACTCGCTTGAGGATAGAATGGTAAAAGAGGCTTTTAAAAGCTGGGCTAGAGATTGCGTATGTCCTAGCGAGCTAATGCGGTGCGAATGCGGTAAAAACCACAGTCTAGGTGAGATAATAACCAAAAAGCCGCTCACTGCTAGCCAAGATGAGATTAGATTAAACTCACGAAGCAAGAGCGCAAAATTACGTGTATTTAAAATAAGGTAA
- the ftsA gene encoding cell division protein FtsA: MNGRILGIDIGSFKITAIIAERTDSGLNVIGVGTQKAQGVKKGVINNIELAAKSIKEALTSAQRVAGTEFEQVIVSISGAYTKSIESSGYVNIPEHDINLSEIRRAMQMADEAANIPAGYEKIHILPYSFKVDNQADIEDPLGMNGARLEVLTHIIIAEKSPILNLRKAVSLAGVEIDNLVLSGYASAIATLTDDEKELGAAVVDMGGETCNVVIHSGNSLRYNDFLEVGSNTITYDLSRMLHTPVPQAEEIKLNYSSYISKSLDVVDVAKIGEDKIEQISLKVILDIIYARIHETVAVLAKSLANSGREELAGAGIVITGGMTKLDGIRRIASAIFDKPVRIARPKPVGGLYEMINDPAYSCAVGLCMYGAGGFTQYEFDSEKNMRYKGEVLKTKQKSFKSLLEPEISKNQTEPSYTVIEELTANISSERDDLSEIATINKESTSFGLGGWFKNIWNKITQLF; encoded by the coding sequence TTGAACGGTAGAATTTTAGGCATAGATATAGGCTCTTTTAAGATAACCGCCATAATAGCAGAGCGCACAGACTCAGGGCTAAATGTCATAGGCGTTGGCACACAAAAAGCACAGGGTGTAAAAAAGGGCGTAATTAACAACATAGAACTAGCTGCAAAATCTATAAAAGAGGCTCTAACAAGTGCGCAGAGAGTAGCTGGGACGGAATTTGAACAGGTTATAGTTTCGATATCTGGGGCATACACAAAAAGCATAGAAAGCAGTGGATATGTCAACATACCAGAGCATGATATAAATTTATCCGAGATTAGGCGTGCTATGCAAATGGCAGATGAAGCAGCAAATATCCCTGCAGGATATGAAAAAATCCACATATTGCCATATAGCTTTAAAGTCGACAATCAAGCAGACATAGAAGACCCACTTGGCATGAACGGAGCTAGACTTGAGGTGCTAACGCATATCATAATAGCTGAAAAATCCCCTATATTAAATTTAAGAAAAGCCGTAAGTCTAGCAGGCGTGGAGATAGATAATCTAGTGCTCTCAGGATACGCTTCAGCAATAGCCACACTAACAGACGATGAAAAAGAGCTAGGGGCTGCGGTAGTTGACATGGGTGGAGAGACTTGTAATGTGGTAATCCACTCTGGAAATTCGCTAAGATACAATGACTTTTTAGAAGTTGGCTCAAATACGATAACCTACGACCTATCTAGGATGCTACACACCCCGGTACCACAAGCTGAGGAGATAAAGCTAAATTATAGTAGCTACATATCAAAGTCCTTAGACGTAGTAGACGTAGCTAAAATAGGCGAGGATAAAATAGAGCAAATATCACTAAAAGTAATCCTAGATATAATCTATGCTAGGATTCATGAAACCGTAGCCGTACTAGCCAAAAGCCTAGCAAATAGCGGACGAGAGGAGCTAGCTGGTGCAGGCATCGTAATCACTGGCGGAATGACAAAACTAGACGGCATTAGACGCATAGCCTCAGCCATATTTGACAAGCCAGTAAGAATAGCCAGACCAAAACCCGTGGGCGGACTTTATGAGATGATAAACGACCCAGCCTATTCTTGCGCTGTTGGGCTTTGTATGTATGGAGCTGGTGGTTTTACGCAGTATGAGTTTGACTCAGAAAAAAACATGAGATACAAGGGTGAAGTACTAAAAACAAAGCAAAAAAGCTTTAAAAGCCTACTAGAGCCTGAAATTTCAAAAAACCAGACAGAACCTAGCTATACTGTAATAGAGGAGCTAACAGCAAATATAAGCAGCGAGCGAGACGATCTATCTGAAATAGCTACCATAAACAAAGAAAGCACAAGTTTTGGGCTTGGTGGCTGGTTTAAAAATATCTGGAATAAAATAACACAACTATTTTAA
- a CDS encoding 3'-5' exonuclease — protein sequence MKQKLENFLNIIAHSSLTWQELISKAEHIGEISDFINIRDLCEWQGLGLEIAKDSSGRYELATRKRAISEQIFCVVDIETTGSIKSGQIIEVGAVRIQNGKILDTFESFAFAASVPDEITELTGITSTDLVDAPPLATVMERFKIYLNSAVFVAHNVNFDFTFISQTLTNLGYPELLNRKICTIDLARRTIPSHRYGLETLKQILGVQNTHHRALSDAIAATQIFTHCLNALPFSIQSVEDLIDFSKKAPMIRQKIKEPHLLVQ from the coding sequence TTGAAGCAAAAGCTAGAAAATTTTTTAAATATCATAGCTCACTCAAGCCTAACATGGCAAGAGCTAATCAGCAAGGCCGAACATATAGGTGAGATCTCCGATTTTATCAACATTAGAGATCTGTGTGAGTGGCAGGGGCTTGGACTTGAGATAGCTAAAGACAGTAGTGGGCGCTACGAGCTAGCCACTAGAAAAAGAGCCATAAGCGAGCAAATTTTTTGCGTGGTAGATATAGAGACTACAGGTAGCATAAAAAGCGGACAAATCATAGAAGTAGGAGCCGTAAGAATACAAAATGGCAAAATACTTGATACATTTGAAAGCTTTGCCTTTGCCGCGAGTGTGCCTGATGAAATTACAGAGCTAACTGGCATTACAAGCACAGATTTAGTCGACGCACCACCGCTTGCAACCGTTATGGAAAGATTTAAAATTTATCTAAACTCCGCAGTCTTTGTTGCGCATAACGTAAATTTTGACTTTACATTTATCTCACAAACCCTCACAAACCTTGGCTATCCAGAGCTTTTAAACCGCAAAATCTGCACTATAGACCTAGCTAGGCGAACGATACCAAGCCATAGATATGGGCTTGAGACGCTAAAGCAGATTTTAGGCGTGCAAAACACCCATCATCGCGCACTTAGCGACGCGATAGCTGCCACGCAGATTTTTACGCACTGCCTAAATGCACTGCCTTTTAGTATTCAAAGTGTGGAGGATTTGATAGACTTTAGCAAAAAAGCTCCTATGATCCGCCAAAAGATAAAAGAACCACACCTTCTTGTGCAATAA
- the ftsZ gene encoding cell division protein FtsZ → MNAYEVEEARSAYGAKIKVIGVGGGGGNMLNHMIAEYAPTNIDLIVANTDLQALDRSLAHTKIQIGEKKTKGLGAGMKPETGREAAQESYEELKSVLEDSDIVFIATGLGGGTGTGASPVVAQAAKEMGAITVAVVTMPFNFEGNKRRKLADLGLSELRKESDSIVVIPNEKLLDIIDRKAGIKESFKMVDNVLSRAVNGMCTVILDSGKSDINIDFADVKTVMEHRGMALMGMGVATGDESAQEATKNAIQSPLLNNISIDGALGIIIHFKMHPDCPLSDIDEALTMVRTAADEDADIIFGTTTDENMTDNKVEVTIIATGFKTPDDAKEPAPAPINNAKTNDPLGDWMNNIKQLKVSGLDDYADPDKHPYEKMRLD, encoded by the coding sequence ATGAATGCGTATGAAGTAGAAGAAGCAAGAAGTGCTTATGGTGCAAAAATAAAAGTCATCGGCGTAGGTGGAGGTGGAGGCAACATGCTAAATCACATGATAGCTGAATATGCGCCCACAAATATAGATCTAATAGTAGCAAATACAGACTTGCAAGCTCTAGATAGATCTCTAGCTCACACAAAAATTCAAATCGGTGAAAAAAAGACAAAAGGGCTTGGTGCTGGTATGAAGCCAGAGACAGGTAGAGAAGCAGCACAAGAAAGCTATGAGGAGCTTAAAAGCGTACTGGAGGACTCGGATATAGTATTTATTGCCACTGGATTAGGTGGTGGTACTGGTACTGGAGCGTCTCCAGTGGTAGCTCAAGCAGCCAAAGAGATGGGTGCTATAACAGTCGCCGTAGTCACCATGCCTTTTAACTTTGAAGGCAATAAAAGGCGAAAGCTAGCAGATTTAGGTCTTAGCGAGCTACGCAAAGAAAGCGACTCCATAGTTGTCATACCAAACGAGAAGCTACTTGATATAATAGATAGAAAAGCTGGCATAAAAGAGAGCTTTAAGATGGTAGATAATGTCCTATCAAGAGCAGTAAATGGCATGTGTACTGTTATTCTTGACTCTGGAAAAAGCGACATAAATATAGACTTTGCTGACGTAAAAACTGTGATGGAGCATAGAGGCATGGCACTAATGGGAATGGGTGTGGCAACAGGCGATGAAAGCGCGCAAGAAGCGACAAAAAATGCCATACAATCCCCACTTTTAAACAACATATCAATAGATGGCGCACTTGGTATCATAATCCACTTTAAAATGCACCCAGACTGCCCACTAAGCGACATTGACGAGGCTCTTACCATGGTTAGAACCGCAGCTGATGAGGACGCAGACATCATCTTTGGTACAACCACAGATGAAAATATGACAGACAATAAAGTAGAGGTAACAATCATTGCAACTGGTTTTAAAACCCCAGATGATGCAAAAGAGCCAGCACCAGCACCTATTAACAACGCAAAGACAAACGATCCACTTGGAGATTGGATGAACAACATAAAACAACTAAAGGTAAGCGGATTAGATGACTACGCAGACCCAGATAAACACCCATATGAAAAAATGCGCCTAGACTAA